In the genome of Vicia villosa cultivar HV-30 ecotype Madison, WI linkage group LG7, Vvil1.0, whole genome shotgun sequence, one region contains:
- the LOC131616573 gene encoding TMV resistance protein N-like — protein MEKKMFLDIACFFKGMEIDEVIEILEDCGDYPKIGIDILIERSLVTSDRGGKKLWMHDLLEEMGKNIVFQESPNDPGKRSRLWSQKDIDQVLTKNKGTDKIQGIAMNLVQPYEARWNIEAFSKISQLRLLKLCGIKLPHGLNCFPSSLKVLDWRRCPLETLPLTNHLDEIIDLKLQHSKIEQLWHGTQFFENLKSINLSFSESLKKSPDVVGVPNLELLVLESCTNLTEIHPSLLSHKKLILLNLKDCKRLKALPCKIEMSSLKVLCLSGCSEFEHLPEFEENMENLNVLSLDETSIKELPSSLGFLVSLFLLDLENCKNLVSLPDTIGDLKTPAILNVIGCTELRSFPEDFAGFVRDGRIWFSFGSWENETTH, from the exons ATGGAGAAAAAAATGTTTCTAGATATTGCTTGTTTCTTCAAAGGAATGGAGATAGATGAAGTAATAGAAATATTAGAAGATTGTGGTGACTATCCTAAAATTGGAattgacattctgattgaaagatCTTTGGTAACTTCTGATAGGGGAGGCAAAAAGTTGTGGATGCATGATTTACTTGAAGAAATGGGAAAAAATATCGTGTTTCAAGAATCTCCGAATGATCCTGGAAAACGTAGTAGGTTATGGTCTCAAAAAGATATTGATCAAGTATTGACAAAAAATAAG GGAACTGATAAAATTCAAGGCATAGCTATGAACTTAGTTCAACCATATGAAGCAAGGTGGAACATTGAAGCCTTTTCCAAAATAAGTCAGCTAAGATTACTCAAATTATGTGGAATAAAACTTCCCCATGGCCTCAATTGCTTCCCTAGTTCACTAAAAGTTCTTGATTGGAGACGATGTCCATTGGAAACGCTGCCACTTACTAATCATTTGGATGAAATTATTGACCTCAAATTGCAGCATAGCAAAATAGAACAACTTTGGCATGGAACACAG ttttttgaaaatctgaagtcCATCAATTTGAGCTTTTCGGAGTCTCTAAAGAAATCGCCTGACGTTGTTGGTGTTCCAAATCTTGAGCTATTAGTCCTTGAAAGTTGTACAAACTTAACTGAGATTCATCCCTCCCTTTTAAGCCACAAGAAACTTATTCTATTGAATTTGAAAGACTGCAAAAGGCTCAAAGCGCTTCCATGCAAAATAGAGATGAGTTCCTTGAAGGTTTTATGTCTTTCCGGTTGCAGTGAATTTGAACATCTTCCTGAGTTTGAGGAAAACATGGAAAATCTAAATGTGCTTTCTTTAGACGAGACTTCTATAAAAGAACTACCATCTTCACTTGGATTTCTTGTATCCCTTTTTCTTCTGGATTTAGAAAATTGCAAGAATCTTGTCTCTCTTCCAGATACAATAGGTGATTTGAAAACTCCCGCAATTCTGAATGTTATTGGCTGTACAGAACTCCGTAGTTTTCCAGAAGATTTTGCTGGTTTTGTAAGGGACGGAAGGATTTGGTTCTCATTTGGTTCTTGGGAAAATGAGACAACtcattaa